A stretch of DNA from Malus sylvestris chromosome 9, drMalSylv7.2, whole genome shotgun sequence:
gatcaacgatcagcctaaatgatttgaaatcagggggagatactcatcagggggagcatccaagacagatcaagattttaacgagtcaatcgaagacttgtggccatccaaggggaagtgttgtaaataatggatgtccactcATCCACTCAACAAGTGGATGTGCAAGAAGCTTGCTCAACACTactcattttttcctataaaagtAAACCCCACACAACATCAAATGGGTGAAGTTCACGGGtgagaaaagaagaggaagagagaagaaagaggaagagagagaagaggggaagaaaagaggagagaatagagagagttatctttatactcctattatttcaaattataatggaACCACCattgctgccccgaggacgtactccagtcacactgactgtagaggaacctcgtaaattttgtgtcttgcttatttattccactgcacacaccgTCAATTTTACAACACTATGAGCATTAAGAAAATCTTTATAATGTATGTGGAAGTGgatttatgatttattgagcaacaaatatatatttagtggaatatttaagccgaaaagtaaaaaaataagtgaaaaatatagagatgtttaaatatatatttagtgtatatattttttttttaaattagagatggttttattaatatgtagttcaTATTTGAATAAAAGAATagttaaccaaaaaaaaaaagttcaaatatctttaaatttaggttttaaatacTTGATTACAAGTATTCAAATACGAACTATAATAGACTTTGCAcgggaaaatatattttgaagaacatgaatatgatagtttattgagcaacaaatgtatatttagtataatatttaagccgaaaactaaaaaaataagtgaaaaatatagtagtgaggaCCAGAACATTATTAAATGGGGTTCTACACTCAAGAATCtcaccttaattttcaaaacttcaaaatgaggcgaaagtgaaaaagaaaaaaaaagattgaacaGTGATTTATCCACGAATTTGCAAACCAACCGAAAACCATGAGTGTTAatccaccttttttttttttttggtaaaaaatgcaaattttttattttctcgaaATATTGTTCATGAGCATTAAGGAAATCTTTATAATGTATTTGGAAGCAGATTTAcgatttattgagcaacaagtgtatatttagtaaaatatttaagccgaaaagtaaaaatgtaacatcccacattgcttAGGATAGtaaatcatgtaagccttatatgtatattaccatatctacctagcatgagactttttgggagctcactggctttgggttccatcggaactccgaagttaagcgagttcgcgcgagagcaatcccataacGGTTGACCCACtagaaagttctcgtgtgagttcccagaaacaaaactgtgagggcgtggtcaggacccaaaacggacaatatcgtgctacggtggagtcaaaCCCGggatttgaccaaaaaaataagtgaaaaatatagagatgttaaaatgtgtatttaatgtttttaaaataaataaaaaaaatcagagaTGATAAAATCACCTGTGAGTGAggcttaaacaaaaaataacaaaattttgttttgttaaatagCCTTTTACCTTATATGgttttattaatatgtagtttagatttagataaaagaaaaagtaacaaaaaattgttaaaatatctttaaatttagattttaaatcGTTGATTACAAGTATTTAAATatgggacttggattgtctgccctccaatttCTATGCCCtcctcgtgccctcctgtttttgtggtcacggttaagccacgtcaacattttatattactatttctttttgttttattatttttataaaaaaataatataaaatattaacgtggcttaactgtgaccacacaaaacaggagggcaccggGAGGGCAcctaaatgggagggcagacaatccaagtccttaaATATGAACTATGATAGATTTTGCACGGAAAAACAAATTTGGATTCTCCGATTTCTAGTACTCAAGTCTACCGTTAGCTGCTTCAGAAACAACCTTCGGTTTAGTTACTTTGGAGACGtcacatccaaatccatggatccaCTTGCCCGTCAGCGAAAAAATCAGTTGTGAGTTTAAATGTTTAAATCTCTCGGCTTCAACCTATCTAGATTGTTCATGGAGTCATGGACAGATGTAGCAAATTAGTCCTTCACCTGTAAGAATTTGTTATACTTTGATATGCTGGCTTCACAAGTATCCAGTATAAACTGTAAAGCTTCTTCCTCTATTTCACTGTATCGTAAATCCTTCTTCGTGGAAGATTTGTTTGAGGCTGCGGCAGCCATCTAACATAACGATCTTCCGGACAAAGTTCTACAATACTGAAACTTTGATTGATAATACGAAGCTAAAACTATCGCACCTCTTCAAATTGTCCGCTCATACTTGGAGGACTGACGGCTAAATAAGCGTACGCCATTAGCTCCAATGGCCAACCGGTGATTTGTATAGGACAGCACTGAGATCTGCTTAAATAATTTGTAATATCTCAGAGTTATTCAACTGAAAATATGAGGTGCGAAAAAAGCTTAAAAATTACTACAAAGGAAAAGAATGATGGAAGATTAACCACGATTTGGCTGAGTTATCGGGCACTTACGCTGATGATCCATGCTTTCTCAAAACTTCCAACTTCTCCTTATAACAATTGTCCGATTTTGAAAGCGACACTGGCACCTCAACGGAATCTCTAGGGTTGGTGCCCTCCCTTGGGGCAAACCCATAGGATAGCAACATCTCTCCGTTAGATTTCTTTCCATAGGAAATGAAAACCTGCATTGAGTGATGAAAGGCATCACTAGAGGTGTTGGTGATTAATGACATAACCAACTAGCGCTTAATCACCATTGAATTATAGCTTTTCGATTATTTGTTTTTGGGGCATTTTTCCTTTGCAACTTCAACGATGGATTTAGACCGAACGttggtgaaaaaaaatttgttgttTACCTGCTCACCTGGCTCATATGCCTCATCTGTTGAAAAGACAACTCCCTGTGACGATTTATCATAATCCAAAAATGCGTCTACCTACACCAATCAAATTAAGATGCACATAGTAAGAACACTTGTGCAGCTGATCCTTCGGATCATGTTTATTAAATGAGACTCCTCGACGAACCTTACAACTACGATTCAGCATATCTGCCCAAGGAACCAAGGCAACCTTTCCACCCAACGAGGGCAATCGAACCTGTGTGTAGGAGTAATAAGACATTGAGGTCATGTTTTCGACAAATCACTGTGCTTAGGAAATATCCAACGTCAGACTTCAACCTACTTCTGTAATTCATATCAGAATTTTAGACCTACAATTTTTTAGGCAAGTAAAGTGCTCGAGTGATCCTCAAGATACTGAGTACATGCTGCATTAGCAGAGATTTGTGTACTTTACTTCTATTAACAACCAAATCATCGTCATCACAACGCCAGACACTGCATATGAATTGACACCATTCTGAAGATACAGTAACACATTTACTACGGCATTGTCATTACCAACAGAATATTTAACTTACCAAGCGGGAGAAAAGAATGCCAAACGACATTTGAAGGTTTCAATGTTGAACACCTGTAAATAATACATGGAGCGGAGTGAAAAAATTGCAAGCGGAGCAAAAACGAAGATGTGCGGTTATATTCAACACTAGGAACAGGAATTGAGctcattgtttttgtttaataccTCTTCAGGAAATCAAGCAGGATGCTTGGAGAATATTCTCATCCTTAAATCATTGTATCTGCACCAAGATAGGAATAAGTATTAAACTCCGTAACTATGGGATCATGAAGAAAAATATACTAGCAAATACAAGGCCCTACGTTCCAACAACATTAGTAACTCTTTCAATCGCCCGTTGCCTGATTTGTGATGCTTCCAAATAACGATCAAGTTCTTCTTGAGTCCTGAAAGGAGACATAAAGGCTGTAGAAAAAACTGAGAGCAGACTCTTCCCATAGTAAATGATAAACTCGTGAAAATTCCGCCATCGGAACAAATCATGGAAACCGGTACTTGCTACTTACCAATACAGAAGGGATTAAGGCTGTCTTGGTAGGGCAGAAAAATAGTTGCTCCATCTTGAAGATTGAAGGTAACTTGCTTCACTAATCAGATAGGTTGCCAGAAATGGCCAGTCAGGTACACCGTTTTTCTTCAACACCTCACCAGCCTCCCCACAAGTCCATTCCTAACATTTACAAACAGCTCAAGCATAAACATCAAAGGTAGAGGAAAAGCTGGGtctgtttggaagtgcttttacaaTGGCTAAAAGCACTTTGAACACATTTGgcagaaaaaattcaaaattgctTCTGAGTCGTAAAAGAGTTAAAAATATTGCTTCTGAGATCCATGGAGTCTTTTAGTTATAAAGGCAATTGGAAATGCTTTCTGGAGAAGCTCTCCACGAAACACTTCCAAATGCTTCTGAAGAAAGAACTAGAATTTTTACGTGCTTGCATTTTTCAATTACTAGCACTTTTTAGTGCTTTCCGGGGAAGTGCCCTACGGTTGCATCTTCAAGAAGCACTTGAAAGTGGCAATACTTTTCCAAAAAGCACTTcctgttgagagttgtcccacaatggtgagggacaaggtttgctatgtgcttatatgatcttaggctactccctatattgttaattgattttatggtggaaccctaaTTTCATCGTCACATTGGTGAGGGACAATGAttttgggctactccccatattaccaattggaACCCCAATTTCATCATGTTATCATAGCAAGGTTGTCCatgtgtgaagcccaacggctacacacgctccacgtcacccagttATTGTCCACGTGTGACGTGCGGGGGCGTATTAAGAGTTGTCCTACGTTGATGAGAGATAAGATTTGCTATGTACTTATATGATCTTGGGCTAAtcctcatattgtcaattgattttatatgATCTTGGGCTAATCTtcgtcaattggttttataatgTAACCCAATTTCATCACTTCCAAGCAAAAACACTTATGAGCAGAAGGCATCCTACCTAACATATAAGTAGAAGTACTTTCTAAAGAAGCATTTCCAAACACCATCAAatcaaaaacaaagaaagttgAGCaactttcaaacaaaatttccagaaaaaatcTTACAGAATCTGCGGTGATAAACAGAGAGGGAGGCACAAAGAGCAGCTTCTCCCCCTTCCTTATATTCTTCAAAGTAACCAATCCCCTCTCCCCAACTTCCACTTTCTGTATCGCCATCTTCTGCGGAGGAAGGCCCGACCCCGTCAGCCATTTCTGCGGAGCAGAAGCGTTCTCCAAGGAGTCAATGTCGCAGCCCCACGGAATCTTCTGCGCCACCGTGGCTTTGGCTCCGTCGGTGGTGGAGACCAATCACCGAACTGGGTTTCTGCGGAAAGTCAGTGGGAGCGACTGGAATGTGTGGGTTCTGAAGGTGGGGAGGAGAGTTTGCAGAAATCGCGAAACTTCAGCCATGTCTGTACGGATGTGGTTTGTggtcgttttttatttttttattattttttttgggaaagGTTTGTCGTCGTTTTTGCAGTTACGAAACGCGCCCTTGCAAACTAGTCTTTGAGAGTTTATTATTCGAACGACGTCGTTCTGGTGGATTGACCGCTAAAAAGCTAAGAGCTTGAATAGCAAACAACAGAATCCTCTAGCCTCATCAATCTTCCAAACATGTCGTTGACTAATGCCACCTTCATCTCCTGCAACTTCCCATCCCTTACGCTCAAAAACCCAACTCTCAGAAACTCACTGCTCCAACCCCAAAACTCCAATCCCAGAATTCCACTTTCCCGGAAAAGCTcaaaagtttcaatcttttctGCAACCCAATTTTGCAAAACTTCAATCTTTACATCTCAGAACGAAAAGGGTCGTCTCCAAATTTGTCAGAGTACCTTGAATGATCAGAAACCAGAAGACCCAGTTTTGAGTGAGGGAGAAAATGGAGGTGCTGGGAAGAACTGGACGACTTCAATTTTGCTGTTTGTGTTGTGGGGGGCGCTCATGTTCTACGTGCTCACTCTTTCCCCGAATCAGACTCCGGTATTGTGCAATTCAGATTGTAAATATAGtgttaaaagtgcttttgtttGCCCGTTTGGAAGTGCTTCTCTAGAAGCACATTgaacttttggaaaaaaaatcgaaGTGCGCTTTCAAAGTGCTTTTCTTTCTAACCCATAAGCATGTTTAATTGTCATGATGCACCTTTGGTATCTGAAAGTTTATTTAGCTATTCTAGAAGCACTTATAAACAGGCCCgaaatttatttgtttcattgCTTTGTGCAACTTAAAGAGGCAGAATTCAATTCTCTGTTGAAGTAGTTGTAGTGCTTGCTAGAAGCAAAGACACTTGATAGACTGAACTTCCTGAAATGTATGATAGTTCTTGTAATGCTGCAACTTGCTGTCCTAAATCGTGATTTTGGAAAAACTAATCATCCGTAGCGgttgtaaaattttgattaaaccCTGGTGTGAGACGGTGAGAGCATGTCATCCAGCATTTGATTGCCCTGTTGCTCAATTGATCTTTGCAATGTTTGCAAACCAGGCTTTGTGATTATCCTACATTTCACGTTCTTAACATATCGTCTTTTAACTCTTTCAGTCAAGGGACATGTATTTCTTGAAGAAACTCTTGAATTTGAAGGGAGAAGACGGTTTTAGAATGAATGAAGTGCTTGTGTCTGTTTGGTACATAATGGGTTTGTGGCCTTTGGTCTATAGCATGTTGATGCTTCCTACAGCGAGAAGGTAACATTGTTTTCTCTGTTATAGAATTTCCTTGATCATCTTGAGTGCTTCTTGTCCCCTCGCTTCTTTTGGTTTGCGATTCTATTTATTTCTCTGTAAACAACTCTTGATGTATGTAATACAACAAATGATGCCTCTGAGGTACATGAGAGTCAACATCTCTTCTAAAATTGTCTGCGGCTGTGGCGATATTCTTTGAGTTCACAGTGCATCAGTGTTTGGACAATTGGATTTATCTGTATTACCCATCCTTTTATGTGCAGCTCAAAAAGCAAAGTTCCCGTCTGGCCTTTCTTGATACTTTCATGCTTTGGCGGTGCATACGCTCTTCTTCCCTATTTTGTACTGTGGAAGCCACCACCACCTCCTGTTGATGAAAGTGAGCTCAGAAGATGGCCTCTCAACTTTCTAGAATCTAAATTGACTGCTTGGGTAAGGAACTTCACTTCTTGTTCGTGCTTTTCGTTGTTTATGATTTATCgaaatattaattaaaacatGCATCTGTTTATTTATCGCTTTCTAGGAAGATATGAGCCTCCGACCAAAAACATTCAATTGATCttaaaaaatcaatattttcttaaatttttctttcttctatgTTTTAGTTACTCCTATATAAACAATGATCGTTGGGGTGAGAATTGGAGGCATCAGCATAATTGACTTGAAACATTTTGATTAATGTTGGTTTACTAATGAAATAGAACTGAAGTAAATTGCTTTCAATTTGTTTTGGAAAATGAAAGTAACCCCGTTACGCATCAGATATCACTTGCTGCAGGACTGGGAATGGTAATCTATGCAGGCCTGGCTAGTGGGGCTGACTGGAATGAATATTACCAGTACTTCAATGAAAGCAAATTTGTAAGTCACTTGATCATCAACGCTTTAAAGACACTTCAATTTTTCTTGTCCAGCACCGGTTGTAAGAGCAGATGTAAATTTGGCTTAACGGCAAACTTATAAAACCCTCATAATTAGCAGATCTAGGACATAGGAAAATTTGACCGAACCATAACGGATTTGGAACCTTCATGTTGCAGATCCATGTGATGAGCCTTGATTTCACTCTACTATCTGCATTTGCTCCGTTTTGGGTCTACAACGATATGACCTCCCGGAAATGGTGATTGTTTTCACTGATGTCCTTACTTCTCCCAAGTGCGAGTTCTAAATTCCTTGGGAAAAACTAATGTGGTGCAATATTCAAaccctttcttttccttttgcagGTTTGACAAAGGTTCTTGGCTTCTGTTCTTATCATTGGTGCCACTCATAGGCCCTGCTTTGTATCTCGTCTTACGGCCACCACTATCAGCAGACGCAGAAGCAGCTGCGCCGAGCCTCACGGAACCAAAATAGTATTCGAATCCTTTGTATCGCTTGCACACCATGACCAAGATGTAAAAGGATTATGACTCTGAAGAGAAGCATCATGTATCGGAAATGCGCTGAAATATGAACTCCCACTAAGCACACTTGTGGACGTGCTTAAGGGACAATCATTCATACGATTGAAGAATTCCGATTACTTTTAATAGAGTTAGAAGTCGTTCGGATAAGGCGTTAGTAGTGCTTTCGATTACCTTAAGCAACAGTTATGCTCCCTATCATATGAAGCGTGTATTATGCTTCCTGCCACaatgaaaaaaccgaaccgaaccaaacagtaattttggttcggtttttggtTTTGCCAAAAAACCGAACGGATTGGAACTGAATCCAACCCTACATTTAACCACATGCACCACAACGAACTAAACCTTTTGCAATAGCAGGCATCGAATTAGTGAAATATATGAAAAGttcgaaacaaaaaaaaaaaaaaagaagtcaaGAACAATTTAGCACAACAACAGAGTAAGGGTTCTCCAAAAACAACATAGTAAAGATGACATTAGCCGTTCTCGTTCACGCATACAACTTGTTTAGCTCATTTTTGAACTTGGCCTTGATCTGTTCTCTCTTAATCTTCATCGCAGCGGTAACCAATCCGGACTCCGGTGTCCAAGGCTCAGTCACCAACTTAATCTTGGCAGGAAGTTCGAACTTGTCCAGTTTCGACGCTTTTGCTACCTGCAAAGGATGCTAAATATTTATTCATGGAACAAAAAGACTCGACTCCGAGAAACCATCTACTAGGTAATAAGGTGAGATGAACGGACCTTGGAGAGGGACTGCTGAATCTCACTGACTGTTTCAGCCTTTTCACACAGCTCGGCAAAATCATTGAACTTGACTTCGGCTTCATGGGCCCACTTCTCGAGGGCCTGACTTGCAGGGACAATTAGAGCTACGCAGTAGTTGTGCGAGGGATCAGCATACGCCATGACGTTGTCCACATAATTACTTGATGCTAACGCCGCTTCAACCTGCAGGCAGGTCAGTCACCAATGTAATTAGTATCCCAGAGGAAATGAATTATGGAGTGTTTTCGTCTGATGACATCTTATCAGAAATAGTACGGGACTTGTAAAGGCACCTTGCCAAGGGAAATGTACTCTCCATGCTGGAGTTTAACGATATCCTTCTTCCTATCAATAATTTCAAGGCATCCATCAGGATGAAACATTCCAATGTCTCCAGTATAAAACCAGCGCATACCCTTCTCATCAACCTGCAACATGTAACGAGACATCAATCATTAGCGCTTGTGAGGAATGACGATCATGAAGCAATACATGTACACACACAAAAACACGTACAGGATCATTAGAAATTCACCTTAAACACCTCGTCGGTCTTTTCTTGGTTCTTAAAGTAACCAGCAGTTACACTGTATCCCCCGACTACAATCTCCCCACGAGGCATAGGCTTGTCTGATGGCAAGTATCCTCCTTCTTTCCAGGAAACAAGCTGCATTATCAAATAAGGATAACTGTCATATTGAACTCTTCAAAATCCTGATAAATTTACAGCATCATGCCTTCTCTTGTTAATTACTTATATTTTCCTACTCATACGAAGATATATCATCCCATTAGAAAAACAAGGACAGTATTCTGACAACAAAAGCTACAATAACGGAAAAATGTGCTGGGCATGACACACAGTAAATTCTCTCCTTTTAAACATCCTGCTCTGATTATAAACTTGCAGCATTTCTTCCAGGAATTAGTAATATAACATACCTTAATGTACCCACAAGGAAGGGGAGGACCAACACGGCCCACAGTTGTGTCATCCCACTCGGAAAATGTAGCTCCAGCAAATGTTTCTGTCAAACCATATCCTTGCCCAATAGGAGCCCTGTTCAAAAACAATGGCATGCAAAACTAAATACATTGCATATCCGATAAGAATCAACAAAACCTTTGTGACAATACGGATCACATATTgataaaggggtgtgatatccacacacccctttttacttctcccacacctttttggttttcggccgtcggatcgaatgaattgaagaagatcaacggacataaattaacaaggggtgtgtgagaagtaaaaaggggtgtgtggatagcacaccccattgATAAAACTAGAAGAATAGGCATAGATACTAATCCAAACACGGTAGAAAGATTAATTTTGATTCTAACTGTTGTAAACAAAGGGATGTTAACCCATTGGATATATTGTGTTCTGTTACCAATATTAGAATAAGCATATAAAGCACTTCCTGCCATGAAATTTCATTTTCCTTGATCAGATAGAGTGCTCGCTTCAACTATTGGCATTAATATcgaaggaaaaataaaataaaataggttATTCTTCCAACTATCTGGTTATCACAAGATGCGAGAGCAATTACCCCATGCAAATATTGATGAATCGCTGTGAATCACCAGATAAAGGAGCACCACCACAGAGCATAAAACGAATGCGTCCTCCAAGTAATGAGCGTATTTTCTTGAAGACAACGACATCCCACAACATACTTTCCAAACCCCAAGCCCCAAACCAGCTTCCTTCTACAGCTGCCAGTC
This window harbors:
- the LOC126634341 gene encoding uncharacterized protein LOC126634341 encodes the protein MSLTNATFISCNFPSLTLKNPTLRNSLLQPQNSNPRIPLSRKSSKVSIFSATQFCKTSIFTSQNEKGRLQICQSTLNDQKPEDPVLSEGENGGAGKNWTTSILLFVLWGALMFYVLTLSPNQTPSRDMYFLKKLLNLKGEDGFRMNEVLVSVWYIMGLWPLVYSMLMLPTARSSKSKVPVWPFLILSCFGGAYALLPYFVLWKPPPPPVDESELRRWPLNFLESKLTAWISLAAGLGMVIYAGLASGADWNEYYQYFNESKFIHVMSLDFTLLSAFAPFWVYNDMTSRKWFDKGSWLLFLSLVPLIGPALYLVLRPPLSADAEAAAPSLTEPK